A region of the Muricauda sp. MAR_2010_75 genome:
ATGGATTGAGGGTGCCATCCAAGCCTCTGCCTTTATTAAAAGTGGCATGGCCAAAAAATGCTTGGTCATTGGGGGAGAGACACTATCTCGGGTGGTAGACAAACATGATCGTGACAGTATGATTTTTTCGGACGGTGCCGGGGCAGCCATTTTTGAGGCCAATCCTAAATCGGGAGAAGTATTGGCGCACGCCACTGAAACATACGCCAACGAAGAAGCTTATTACCTCTACTTTGACAAGTCCAATGAAGAAGGGGCTTGCACAAATACGCGCTATATTAAAATGAATGGGCGCAAAATTTATGAATTTGCCTGTACCCACGTACCACAAGCCATGAAAGATTGTTTGGACCAAAGTGGCGTGGACGTTGATTCGGTTAAAAAGATATTCATACATCAGGCCAATGAAAAAATGGATGAGGCCATTGTAAAACGGTTTTATAGATTGTATCAAAAAGAAGTGCCCAAAAACATCATGCCCATGAGCATCCATAAATTGGGCAACAGTTCTGTGGCCACCGTTCCTACCTTATTCGATTTGGTTACCAAAGGAGAAATGCCGGTACATCAATTAGAAAAGGGAGATGTTGTTATGTTTGCAAGCGTTGGCGCCGGAATGAATATCAACGCTATGGTTTATAGATACTAACCACAAAGTTCAAGAACCAAGTTCAAAAGAGAGTTCAACCAAGTAGAGGCTTACATCAAACCCCAATAACACAAGATCTTCTGGGATATTTGATTTGTTTTTTAGAATTTTAGCAGATGCGAATCAGCATTGTAATCCCTGCACATAACGAAGCTGTCTACCTCAAGGATTGCTTGGATTCTTTTGTGGCACAAACCCACAAGCCTGATGAAGTTATTGTTGTGGATGATAATTCAACAGACAACACCTTTGCCATTGCCAGTGAATTTGCCAAAATATATGATTGGATAAAAGTGGTCCAGCGAGAATCTGCAAATGAACATAGTCCTGGAAAAAAAGTGGTGGACACCTTTAATTTTGGGCTTAAACATGCTTCAGATTATAATTTGATCGGCAAATTTGATGCGGATATTATCCTGCCCACCAACTATTTTGAAGAAATCCTGAACCGGTTTCAAGCCAATTGGAAACTGGGTATGTGCTCTGGATTGCTGTACATCAAAAAAGATAATAACTGGATTTACGAGAACATTGCCGATAAAACCCATATCCGTGGCCCCATAAAACTGTACCACAAAGTCTGTTTTGACAAGATTGGTGGCTTGCGCCCCGGTGTAGGATGGGACACTGTGGACATCCTTCTGGCCCAATACCACGATTTTGAGACTTTGACGGTTCCCGAACTCCATGTAAAACACCTTCGCCCCACGGGCCATGGATATAGTTCCAAGAAATATCAGACCAAAGGAGAGGCCATGTACAAAATGCGCTACGGTATCGTCCTCACTAAAATCGCTGCGCTTAAAATGGCTTGGCAGGCCGAGAGTATTCTTTTATATTTTCAAGCAGTTTTTGGTTATCTCATAGCATTATTTCAACAACAGCCCCGATACGTTTCCAAAGAGGAAGGGAAATTCATTAGAACATATCGATGGAAGGGCATTTGGTCTAAATTATCTTGACCACAATAAAATAGATTTCCCTATTCTATCTTTGTACTGCACACCAATTTTTGTCGATGAGTATCATAATACGGCCAGCAGAAACCAAGGATGTAAAGGTTATCTTGGAAATCATAAACCACGAAATTCTTCACTCAACCGTGGTATATGATTATAAGGAGCGTACCTATGAGCAGCAGCTGGCATGGTTTGAAAAAAAACTACAGGACAACATGCCTGTAATCGTTGCTGAAAATGAAGAAAAGGTAGTAGGCTTTGGTACGTTTGGGATTTTTAGGCCTTGGGATGCCTATCAATATAGTGTGGAACATTCAATTTACACCCATCATACTTGCAGGGGAATGGGAATCGGCAAACTTATTATGTCAGAACTGATTCGACTGGCTACCGAACAAGGCTACCATACCATGATTGCAGGCGTGGATGCCTCAAACAAGGGCAGTTTTGAATTCCACAAAAAATTTGGCTTCCAAGAAATAGGCACGTTCAAAGAAGTGGGCTACAAATTTGACCAGTGGTTGGATTTGATTTTTATGCAGTTGTTCCTCAAAAAGGATAGAGATTAACTACTGCAATACCTCCCCAATCGGCTTACCGGTAGTCCCATTTGGGAACGCTATACCCAACAAGGCCGCAATGGTAGGTGCTATATCAGGAATCTCTGTTCGGTCTACCGTACTACCCTGTTTTATTCCCTTTCCATAGAAAAGCAATGGGGCGTGGGTGTCATAAATCATTGGCGAGCCGTGAGTAGAACCTGTTCTTCCGTAGGAGATAAACCCAGGTCTTGGTACAAACAAAATATCCCCAGAACGTTTTTGGTTGTACCCATTTTGCAAAATATAGGGAATCCCCTCGGTATACTCATTGGTCCACATTTGATGGCCCGTGTAGACTTGATTTACAGCTTCGTAGGTGAGCAGTTCCTTAGCAATTTCTTCTTCTGCATCATCTAGGTCAATATCCAAGTTGGTTAGGATTTTATGGTCCAAGAATATTTGGTAATTGGAAATGTTCTTTACCACATCGGTAGTGCCGTACTTGTACTGCAAAAACTCATTGAATTCTTCCCGCATTCCATCCATGTCCAAATAGCCTGCTGGTATTTTCTGGTCCGCCAAATAGGCTGGAACATTAATGGCCGCATGGTCCGCAGTCAAAAACACAGTGTATTCCCCTACTCCAACTTTTTCATCCAGAACAGTAAGAATTCGGGCTAAATCTTGATCTAACCGCAAATAGGTATCTTGTACCTCTTTCGAGTTTACCCCAAAAAAATGACCTACATAATCCGTACTGGAAAAACTGATGGCCAAGAAATCGGTTATTGTATCCGCCCCCAAATCTTCGCCCTCCAAAGCGGCCAAAGCAAAATCGGCAGTAATACTATTCCCATAAGGTGTTTTACGGAGCAATTCAAACTGACTGTTGGCTTCCCAAATTGTTGGAAGATCATGTGGGAAAGTATTGGTTGTTTCCCCATCCAAAACTCCTTCATAGCTATTGGCATCGAGGCCACTCTCCACATACGTATTGATAGGTTTTAACGTATTCCATGGTTTCTTATAAGCCTCCACTTCGTCAGAAGCATTAAAACTGTTCACCCATTGCGGCAAAGCATCCATATAAAACGAACTTGTTATCCAATTGCCGGTGTTTCCTCCTTCAAACCAATAGGCCGCATTGGCTGTATGTCCACCTGGCAGTACCGCTCCCCTGTCCTTCAAGGAAACCGCTATTACCTTGCCCCTTTGTTGGGTATGCAGTCGCAATTGATCGGTGATGGTGGTGGTGATCATTCGGTGGGGCGACATTTTACCTGCATCGGATGTGGTACCCACCGATTCATAACTATCATCACCGGCACAATACACTTCTTCTCCAGTTTCCTTATCGTACCAATTGTTTCCTATGATTCCGTGGGTAGCTGGTGTGGTTCCAGTATATACCGATGCATGTCCTGGTCCCGTACTGGTGGGCGAATAGTTAAAATGGTTGTTTTTGCAATTAAATCCATCATTTACCAACCGTTTAAAACCTCCTTCACCATAATGGTTCCAAAAACGAGTAAGGTAGTCGTACCGCATTTGGTCTACCACAATACCGACCACCAATTTGGGTGATTGGGCTATTTCTACAGGAGCTTTTTCCTCTATGTTCTTCTTTCTATGCTGACCATTGGTAAAGGTGGTAATACAAAAAGCGAGCAACAGTAAAATAAGGTTGTTGTTTTTCATGGGTTGGATTTATCAAAAACGATAACAAAACTATTCATTTATCCTGTTTAATATTTTAATTGAAGGTTAAAAGCTTAACAATATTCTTATTTTTATGCCCGCAAGTCCAATTTAAGCGCATGAAATATCTTGAAGCGATTGGAAAGTACTTCATCATGATATGGGAAGTATTTAAAAAGCCTACCAAGTGGCCCATCATGAAATCCTTGATCTTAAAGGAAATTGATGATCTCATTTATGGAGCCATGGGCATCATCATATTTATCTCTTTCTTCATAGGGGGTGTTGTTACCATTCAAACGGCTCTCAATTTAAATAGCCCTCTTTTGCCCAAAAGTCTTATTGGGTTTGCCACTCGTCAATCCGTGATTTTGGAGTTCGCGCCCACTTTCACTTCCATTATTATGGCAGGAAAGGTAGGGTCTTACATTACTTCGAGTATTGGGACCATGCGTGTTACCGAACAGATTGATGCCTTGGAGGTAATGGGGGTAAACTCCTTGAACTATCTGGTTTTTCCAAAAATCATTGCCACCATGATCTACCCTTTTGCCGTGGCCATTTCCATGTTCGTAGGTATTTTGGGTGGTTGGGTCGCTGCTGTTTTTGGCGGGTATGCGCCCAGTGGAGAATTTATACAAGGGCTGCAATTGGATTTTGATTCGTTCCATGTTACCTACGCTTTTATAAAATCCATTGTTTTCGCCTTTGTCATTGCCACGGTACCTTCATACCATGGATTTTACATGACAGGTGGTGCCTTGGAAGTGGGTAAGGCCAGTACCACGGCCTTTGTTTGGACCAGTGTTGTTATCATTATAGTGAACTACCTATTAACCCAATTACTCCTTGGCTAATGATCGAAGTGGAAAACATACACAAATCTTTTGGGGACAACCATGTGCTCAAGGGCATATCAACCATCTTTGAAAAAGGAAAGACCAATCTGATCATAGGACAGAGTGGTTCGGGCAAAACGGTTTTTATAAAGTGCTTGCTGGGCCTTTTTGAACCTGACGAAGGGCAAATTTGTTATAACGGGCAGTATTATTCTGAGCTTTCCGCAAAAGAACGCCGTGATCTTCGCCAAGAAATGGGCATGGTTTTCCAAGGTAGTGCCCTATTTGATTCCATGACTGTGGAAGGCAATGTAATGTTCCCTTTGGACATGTTCACCAAGCAATCCAAAGCTGAAATGCAAGATCGGGTGGATTTTGTTTTGGAACGTGTCAACCTTATTGACGCCCATAAAAAATATCCTGCCGAAATTTCCGGAGGGATGCAAAAACGGGTGGCCATTGCCCGGGCCATTGTAATGAACCCGAAATATCTGTTCTGCGACGAACCCAATTCTGGCCTCGATCCCAAAACGGCCATTCTAATTGATAATTTGATTCAAGAGATTACCCAGGAATATGATATAACCACCGTAATAAACACCCACGACATGAACTCCGTGATGGAAATTGGGGAAAAAATCATCTTCCTAAAAAATGGGCACAAAGAATGGGA
Encoded here:
- a CDS encoding 3-oxoacyl-ACP synthase III family protein, with translation MEIGITGTGSYIPAIVTKNEDFLNHTFLENDGSSFQQDNAVIIEKFKSITGIAERRYAPSNLKTSDMGFLAAQKAIEDSGIDPEELDYIIFAHNFGDLTYGKIQGDILPSLASRVKHLLRIKNPKCVCYDIIFGCPGWIEGAIQASAFIKSGMAKKCLVIGGETLSRVVDKHDRDSMIFSDGAGAAIFEANPKSGEVLAHATETYANEEAYYLYFDKSNEEGACTNTRYIKMNGRKIYEFACTHVPQAMKDCLDQSGVDVDSVKKIFIHQANEKMDEAIVKRFYRLYQKEVPKNIMPMSIHKLGNSSVATVPTLFDLVTKGEMPVHQLEKGDVVMFASVGAGMNINAMVYRY
- a CDS encoding glycosyltransferase gives rise to the protein MRISIVIPAHNEAVYLKDCLDSFVAQTHKPDEVIVVDDNSTDNTFAIASEFAKIYDWIKVVQRESANEHSPGKKVVDTFNFGLKHASDYNLIGKFDADIILPTNYFEEILNRFQANWKLGMCSGLLYIKKDNNWIYENIADKTHIRGPIKLYHKVCFDKIGGLRPGVGWDTVDILLAQYHDFETLTVPELHVKHLRPTGHGYSSKKYQTKGEAMYKMRYGIVLTKIAALKMAWQAESILLYFQAVFGYLIALFQQQPRYVSKEEGKFIRTYRWKGIWSKLS
- a CDS encoding GNAT family N-acetyltransferase; translated protein: MSIIIRPAETKDVKVILEIINHEILHSTVVYDYKERTYEQQLAWFEKKLQDNMPVIVAENEEKVVGFGTFGIFRPWDAYQYSVEHSIYTHHTCRGMGIGKLIMSELIRLATEQGYHTMIAGVDASNKGSFEFHKKFGFQEIGTFKEVGYKFDQWLDLIFMQLFLKKDRD
- the pafA gene encoding alkaline phosphatase PafA gives rise to the protein MKNNNLILLLLAFCITTFTNGQHRKKNIEEKAPVEIAQSPKLVVGIVVDQMRYDYLTRFWNHYGEGGFKRLVNDGFNCKNNHFNYSPTSTGPGHASVYTGTTPATHGIIGNNWYDKETGEEVYCAGDDSYESVGTTSDAGKMSPHRMITTTITDQLRLHTQQRGKVIAVSLKDRGAVLPGGHTANAAYWFEGGNTGNWITSSFYMDALPQWVNSFNASDEVEAYKKPWNTLKPINTYVESGLDANSYEGVLDGETTNTFPHDLPTIWEANSQFELLRKTPYGNSITADFALAALEGEDLGADTITDFLAISFSSTDYVGHFFGVNSKEVQDTYLRLDQDLARILTVLDEKVGVGEYTVFLTADHAAINVPAYLADQKIPAGYLDMDGMREEFNEFLQYKYGTTDVVKNISNYQIFLDHKILTNLDIDLDDAEEEIAKELLTYEAVNQVYTGHQMWTNEYTEGIPYILQNGYNQKRSGDILFVPRPGFISYGRTGSTHGSPMIYDTHAPLLFYGKGIKQGSTVDRTEIPDIAPTIAALLGIAFPNGTTGKPIGEVLQ
- a CDS encoding ABC transporter permease, giving the protein MKYLEAIGKYFIMIWEVFKKPTKWPIMKSLILKEIDDLIYGAMGIIIFISFFIGGVVTIQTALNLNSPLLPKSLIGFATRQSVILEFAPTFTSIIMAGKVGSYITSSIGTMRVTEQIDALEVMGVNSLNYLVFPKIIATMIYPFAVAISMFVGILGGWVAAVFGGYAPSGEFIQGLQLDFDSFHVTYAFIKSIVFAFVIATVPSYHGFYMTGGALEVGKASTTAFVWTSVVIIIVNYLLTQLLLG
- a CDS encoding ABC transporter ATP-binding protein; protein product: MIEVENIHKSFGDNHVLKGISTIFEKGKTNLIIGQSGSGKTVFIKCLLGLFEPDEGQICYNGQYYSELSAKERRDLRQEMGMVFQGSALFDSMTVEGNVMFPLDMFTKQSKAEMQDRVDFVLERVNLIDAHKKYPAEISGGMQKRVAIARAIVMNPKYLFCDEPNSGLDPKTAILIDNLIQEITQEYDITTVINTHDMNSVMEIGEKIIFLKNGHKEWEGTNKEIFKTDNQAVTDFVYSSELFKKVRQMYIEERN